The segment ACAGTCAAATTAAGGATCCCAAGTTTTATGGACGCAAAGTCATTAGCGAGTTCATCAAAGCGGGTGCTCCAGAAGAAATTCGGTATGTCGCTAAACCCCACATTGGTACTTTCCGCTTAGTGGGTGTAGTAGAAAAAATGCGCCAAGAAATTATTCGTCTGGGTGGAGAGATTCGATTTACTCAAAAAGTCATTGGTTTTGATATTGCAGATGAGCAAATTAAAGCGGTCAAAATTGAAGGCCACCCCGACTTGCCAGCCAATCATGTGATTCTGGCCCTGGGTCATAGTGCCCGCGATACCTTTAAAGCCTTGCATGAAGCGGGTGTGTATATGGAAGCTAAGCCATTTTCGGTAGGGTTTCGGATTGAGCATCCACAATCACTAATTGACAGGGCTCGTTTGGGTCCGCATGCAGGCAATGAATTAATTGGCGCTGCGGATTACAAATTAGTACATCATGCTAAAAATGGACGCGCTGTCTACAGCTTTTGTATGTGTCCGGGCGGCACTGTGGTGGCGGCAACTTCAGAGCCTAATCGCGTGGTGACCAACGGTATGAGTCAATACTCGCGCAATGAGCGCAATGCGAATGCGGGAATTGTTGTTGGTATTACTCCAGAAGACTATCCTGGTGGACCGCTAGCCGGCATTGATTTTCAGCGTGCCTTGGAGTCTAAGGCGTATGAACTCGGGGGCTCTACTTACGAAGCGCCAGGTCAATTGGTCGGTGATTTTTTAGCCGGCAAAGCCTCAACTGAATTTGGAACCGTTTTGCCATCTTATAAGCCAGGTGTTCACTTGACAGATTTGGCTGAGAGCTTACCAGCATATGCAATTGAAGCAATACGTGAAGCAATCCCAGAGTTTGAGAAGCAAATCAAAGGCTTCTCAATGAAGGATGCAGTGCTTACAGGTGTAGAGACTCGTACCTCATCTCCTTTGCGCATCAGCAGGGGGCCTAACTTTCAGAGCATTAATATCAAAGGTCTTTACCCAGCTGGCGAGGGAGCGGGTTACGCTGGGGGAATCTTGTCTGCTGGTGTTGATGGTATTAAAGTGGCAGAAGCAGTGGCCCTCGATTATCTTTCTTAAGAATTTGAATTTTTCATGAACTCTGAAGTGATGGCATCTTCCCAAGCTGAAAAAGAAGTTCTTTTTCATCCAGAGCTGTTGCAAAAATTTGATATCAATGGTCCCCGTTACACCTCTTACCCAAGTGCTGATCGCTTTCATGGTGAATTTAATGAGCTCGATTATTTGGGGGCGCTCAAGCGCTTAGCCAAAGCTAGCGAACCAGTTTCACTTTATTTTCACCTACCGTTCTGCCCTAATATTTGCTACTACTGTGGCTGCAACAAAATTATTACCAAAGATCATGGTCGTAGCGCTAAGTACATTAAGTATCTCGCAAAAGAGATGATGATGGTATGCGCGGCAATGGGCGTTCAAGGAAAGATTCCCGTCACGCAGTTGCATTGGGGTGGTGGTACACCCACTTTTCTATCTCACGAAGAGATGACCGAGTTAATGCACCATACTCGAGAGCATTTTGATCTATTGCCAGGCGGAGAGTACTCAATCGAGATTGATCCTCGCAGAGTTACAGAAGAAGACATTGCGCTATTAGCGGATCTTGGCTTTAATCGCATTAGCCTGGGTGTACAGGATTTCAATTTAGCGGTCCAAGAAGCGGTGCATCGTGTGCAGACGATTGAAGAAACTCAAGCGGTAATTGATTGGTCAAGAAAGTATGGCTTTAAATCCAGAAGCGTAGATTTGATCTACGGCTTACCAAAGCAAACTCCGGAGACTTTTAAAGAGACGGTAGATGCGGTTCTCAATATGAGCCCTGATCGTCTATCGGTATACAACTATGCCCATCTGCCCCATATCTTTAAGCCTCAGCGCAGGATTTCAGAAGCAGACTTGCCTTGCGCAGCCGATAAGCTGGATATTTTGTCCAATACGATAGAGCGATTGGGTGAAGCGGGGTATGTATTTATCGGCATGGATCACTTCGCTAAACCCGATGATGAATTAGCCATAGCTCAGAAAGAAGGCAAGCTCCACCGAAATTTTCAGGGTTACTCCACCCAGGCTGAGTGCGATCTCTTGGCATTTGGTATTTCATCGATAGGCAAGGTAGATGACTGTTACTCGCAGAATGTTCGCACTTTAGATGAATACTATGCCGCGATAGATCATGGGCATTTACCTACACTGAGGGGCCTGCAGCTAGATCAAGATGATTTACTGCGCCGGGAGTTAATCGGAGAGCTCATGTGCCAATTTGCCTTAGATACTGAACGGTTTGGTCAGTCTCATCAAATTGATTTTGCCAGTTATTTCAAGACTGAAATCGAAGAGCTTAAGGCTCTTGAAGAGGCGGGATTGCTCGAGTGGGATGACGCAACAATGTTAGTTCCTATAAAAGGTCGTTTACTTGCAAGACGGGTTGCCATGACCTTTGATCGTCACCTCAGAGAGTCTCAAGCTAAAGGCACTTACTCTAAAGTTTTGTAAATCGAGTGACAAAAACGGGGTCAATTTGATCCAGATCAAAAACTCAACAAAATCCTGTTGCTTTTAAACCAATAAAAAAATTGCGCTACCTTGGCGTTTGATTTGAATCAAAATGCCGACCCGATATCAATTTGAAAATAGACCCACCAAATTGATAAGAAAAGGGAAAACATCATGCGTATTAAATCTCTCGTAGCTGCAATGGCAGCAGTAGCTTCATTGGCTCCGGTAGCCGCTCAAGCACAATCCTCAAGTGAAAATCCATGGATGGTTCGTGCTCGTGCCGTGTATACCGATTGGCAAAATGGTCAAGCAAACGGACTAAATGCTTACAACATTACCGCACAAAAAGAGTGGATTCCTGAGGTTGATATTTCCTATTTCTTTACCAAAAATATTGCTACAGAGTTGGTTTTAACTTACCCACAAAATGTCAATATTAATGTTGGTGGAAATAAACAGGGCACTATCAAAGCGCTTCCACCATCCCTAGTATTACAATACCACTTCACTGATTTTGGTGCTTTTAAGCCCTATGTTGGCGCGGGTGTGAACTACACAATATTTAGCGATCGAAATAACATTCTGGGTGGTGCGGCCTCCGTGAGTAGCTCAAGTTTTGGCGCAGTTGGACAAATCGGTATGGACTATATGTTTGATAAAAACTGGGGCCTGAACTTAGATGTTAAGTACATCACAATGAGTACTGATGTTTCTCTCAATGGCGCAAATATCGGTAAGCTAAATTTGAATCCATGGACGCCTGCCGTTGGTGTGACATACAAGTTCTAAGAATTTAGTTCTTAGTTCTTGATATAGAGCCCCTGAGGGGCTCTATTTTTTTGCTATTCGGATTCGCTTAAGTGCTGAATAAGCTTATTAAACTTATTTTGGTCAAAGTGAAGATTATCAAAGCGTTTGGTAGATGCATGGGTAGGAGGTTCGACTCTGCGCTTGATATATTCCCCCCAATGCGCAAGCTTCCATTCATCTCTGGGGTCAGCGCGTTTTTCCATACGCTGCTTCGCTTCATTCTCATCCAGATCAATCCACGCAATCCGAATGCTTGTCTCCTTGGGAATGCCTAATGCTTCTGGATCGAACATCTTGCCGCTTTGGATCTCTCTAGAAAAAGGGCCTACGAGAATGACATTGACTCCCAGCTGGAGATTTTCTTTAGCGATCGCAATAAGGCCCGAATACTCCCAATCTCGGAGATGCTTTAAGTAATAAGGACTGTCACGATCATTCGGATTATTGGTGGTGAGCTCCATGATGTGGGAGCTAAATGCGCCGTAGGCGGTATCTTTGTCCAAAAAGAAAAAATCCTCCCCTGTTTTTTCCACGATGAGCGGCAATGCTTTTTTAGCTAGAGTGGATTTTCCAGTGCCGGCATGGCCTGCAAAGAGGATCAGGCGTGGGGCAGAAGGGGATAGTTTGCAGGTCATTAATCTCTTAGTTTGGCTGAAAAGCTTAAGTAAATTCTACTTCTTGATCCCATGTTTATTAGAAAAGTCAGCCCTTTTGATGAAGTGACGATAATGTCGCCATGGCTTTAATCGTACTCACAGATGCAAAACTGGCTTTTGGCCACGTTGACCTCCTCGCCAACACCGCTTTTTCCCTCGAATCAGGGGAGCGGGTTGGCTTAATTGGCCGCAATGGCACTGGTAAATCTTCGCTACTGAAGATTCTCGCCGGCATTGAAAAAATGGATGATGGGCTATTGCAGTATCAGCAAGGTCTACGGATTGCCTATGTGCCTCAGGAACCCACTTTTGAAGCCGAGGAAACCGTATTTGATGCTGTCTCTCAAGGCGTTGCTCAAGCAAAGGCATTGCGGGAAGAGTATGAAGCTCTGAGTATTGGAGAATGGGACGATGCTTCTCATCATTGCTTAGACGAAGTACAGTCACAATTAGAGGCGCTGAGCGGATGGAACTGGGAGCAACGGGTTCATGAAACTTTAGATCGCTTGCATTTAGATGCGGATGTCAAGATTAGCACTTTATCCGGCGGTACCAAAAAGCGAGTGGCCTTAGCGCGTGCGTTGGTAGAGATGCCGGATGTTCTTTTGCTTGATGAGCCGACCAACCATTTGGATTTAGATTCGATTGCTTGGTTAGAAGATTTGCTCAAGGAATACACAGGTTCTGTAATTTTGATTACCCATGATCGAGCCTTTTTAGACAATGTATGCACCCAAATTGTTGAACTTGATCGCGGTATTTTGCGAAGCTATCCCGGCAACTTCTCTGCATATGAAGTACTGAAAGACCAAGAGCTCAATGCGGAATCTCTTGCCAATGCTAGGGCGGATAAGCTGCTGGCCCAAGAAGAGGTTTGGATCCGAAAAGGGGTTGAAGCTAGGCGCACTAGAAGTGTGGCCAGAATCGCTCGCCTAGAAAATCTTCGGCAAAGTCGTGCACAGCGCCGTGATGCTATGGGCCAAGTCAAGCTTGCAGTATCAGCTGGTGACCGCAGTGGCAAGATTGTTGCGGATCTCCAGAATGTTTCTAAGTCTTATGGTGACCGCGCCATTGTGAAGGACTTCACAGCAACCATTCTGCGAGGCGATAAGGTAGGCCTCTTGGGCCCCAATGGGGCTGGTAAAACTACTTTACTCAAGCTTATTTTGGGAACGATTGCGCCAGATGCCGGAACCGCAACGATGGGTACCCGAATCGAAGTAGCCTACTTTGATCAAATGCGTGAAGGTCTAGATCTCAATGCTTCATTAGAGGATTACATTAGTCCAGGTAGCGAATGGATTGAGATCAACGGTAATAAGAAACATGTCAAAAGCTATTTGAGTGATTTTTTATTTGCGCCTGAGCGTACCAATTCACCGGTGAGTACTTTATCTGGTGGAGAGCGAAATCGTCTGCTACTTGCAAGATTATTCGCTAGACCAGCAAACGTACTGGTGCTCGATGAGCCTACGAATGATTTGGATATTGATACTTTAGATTTGCTGGAGCAATTACTGCAAGACTACAAAGGAACAGTATTTTTAGTTAGTCATGACCGCTACTTCTTAGACAACGTAGTGACTAGCATTATTGCTAACGAGGGTGATGGATTTTGGCGTGAGTATGAAGGCGGCTACGAAGATTGGAAAATTCAGAAAGCCCGTTCAGACAAGATACGCGCGGCCAATAGTGGCTCTAAATCCAATGACAGAGTAGAGGGAAAGGCTGAAGTTAAGTCTGAAGTAAAGACCGAAGCCAAGTCAGTTGTGGCCAAATCTAGCGTGCAAAAGCTCAATGGTAAGGAGCGTCAGGAATTAGAGATCCTACCTTCCCAAATTGAGACTTTGGAAACGGAGCAGGCTGATATTGGAATTGCGATGAGCAACCCCGATCTTTATAAGAATGAACCTGAGCTCGCTGCGAGTATGCAGGCCCGCTTAACTGAAATTACTGCCGATCTGGATATTAAGCTACAGCGGTGGGAGTATTTGTTGAGCCGATCTGAATCTTAGAGTGAGCTTGAATGCTTGGATTTGAGCCTGGCAATACCTTCAATCAGGAATGATCCAGCCAAGGCAATCACTAGTGCGATGGCACTCGATGGTGAGTGTTCAATCGTATTGAGCATTAGCGCTGTAAACAGCGTCAAGTTAATCGCAATGGCGCACCAAAGAATTTTGGGGTTCGCACCAGTCTTTTGAGAAACTCGAATATGGCCATAGGTAATGGCTGCATATACCAGTAAGAAAGCCAAACTAGCCATCTGACCAACTTCATTTAATGGGAACATGAGGGCTAAAGCAATCACACCAAAAGAGGAAATCGTCAGCGCGCGTAGTTTATTTTTCAGAACGCTATCGCCCAAGGCGCTTGAAATCGAAGATTTCTTCGCTACATCGGCTGCAACATTAGAGGCAGCGAAAATGGTGGCATTGACTGCAGCCGCACAGGCTAATAGCGCAGAAATGCTAATCACTACAAAGCCAAGCTTACCGGCAACAATTTGAGCTGCTACTGCAAGAACATGACCGCTATGAAGTTGTATTGAATTAAGTGGCATCAGCAAAACAACAGCTGTGCTCACTGCAACATACGCAACAGTCACCAGAATCAAAGCAGAAAACATGGCTAGAGGCAATTCTTTTTGAGGGCTTTTCATGGCCGATGAAGAGTTGGTGACAACTCCAAAGCCTTGAAAATTTATATATAAAATTCCAGCGGCAACAGCGATGCCTTCAATTGAACCGCCGCCCATCTGAAAAGTTGTGAAATCCGCTTGATGAAAACCCATTGCTGAAAACACCAACAAGCTGATCACCACTAAACCAATTGCAAAGGTCTCTGCTTTGCCAACTAAGCTTGGTCCAAGCAAGTTAATAAATGTGCAGATTAAGATAAGCGCTGCTGTGATGCATTTGAGAGTGATCGGAGATAAGTTGCCCCCAAAAAGGCTATTGGTGTATTCCACGAAGCCAGCGGCATACAGTGCAGCTGCAAACAGATAAGCAATGTACTGAAAAATATTAATTCCACCGGAAATCATTCCAGGGCCAAAGCTCATTACAGTAAAGGTTGCGCCTCCACCGCTACTTGGAAAGGCAGCGCCTAATTTTGCATATGAATAAACCGAGAATGAGGCAGCAATGGCCCCCACCAGAAATGCGAGGGGGACATGTGTACCTGCATGTGAACTGGCTAGGCCTAAAAGGGAGTAGAGACCCGCACCCATCATTCCGCCAATTCCTAAGGCGGTAGCGGAAAATAAACTAATGTCCTTAGTTTGAGTTTGCTTGGGCTTTTGTTTTAGTAGGTCTGCGCTCAACAGAAATTAACCTAAATTTTCACGATTTAATTGACAGCGGAGTCGAGAAATCTCTTCCAAAAGGTCTAGGGCTAAGGCAACACCAGGGGTGTTGAGTTCTAAATCATTCGTAAGGCGAGCGGCAGTTTTAGCGCGGCGCAATG is part of the Polynucleobacter sp. es-EL-1 genome and harbors:
- a CDS encoding NAD(P)/FAD-dependent oxidoreductase; this encodes MIRITELRLPISHPPEALEEAILKRLQIKPADLLRTEVFKRSYDARKNVALAFIYTVDLSIKDEEKVLKQFSNDVHIRPSPDTSYHFVANASQLKTQAFERPVVIGFGPCGIFAALLLAQMGFKPIVLERGKPVRERTQDTWGLWRKNVLNPESNVQFGEGGAGTFSDGKLYSQIKDPKFYGRKVISEFIKAGAPEEIRYVAKPHIGTFRLVGVVEKMRQEIIRLGGEIRFTQKVIGFDIADEQIKAVKIEGHPDLPANHVILALGHSARDTFKALHEAGVYMEAKPFSVGFRIEHPQSLIDRARLGPHAGNELIGAADYKLVHHAKNGRAVYSFCMCPGGTVVAATSEPNRVVTNGMSQYSRNERNANAGIVVGITPEDYPGGPLAGIDFQRALESKAYELGGSTYEAPGQLVGDFLAGKASTEFGTVLPSYKPGVHLTDLAESLPAYAIEAIREAIPEFEKQIKGFSMKDAVLTGVETRTSSPLRISRGPNFQSINIKGLYPAGEGAGYAGGILSAGVDGIKVAEAVALDYLS
- the hemN gene encoding oxygen-independent coproporphyrinogen III oxidase — its product is MNSEVMASSQAEKEVLFHPELLQKFDINGPRYTSYPSADRFHGEFNELDYLGALKRLAKASEPVSLYFHLPFCPNICYYCGCNKIITKDHGRSAKYIKYLAKEMMMVCAAMGVQGKIPVTQLHWGGGTPTFLSHEEMTELMHHTREHFDLLPGGEYSIEIDPRRVTEEDIALLADLGFNRISLGVQDFNLAVQEAVHRVQTIEETQAVIDWSRKYGFKSRSVDLIYGLPKQTPETFKETVDAVLNMSPDRLSVYNYAHLPHIFKPQRRISEADLPCAADKLDILSNTIERLGEAGYVFIGMDHFAKPDDELAIAQKEGKLHRNFQGYSTQAECDLLAFGISSIGKVDDCYSQNVRTLDEYYAAIDHGHLPTLRGLQLDQDDLLRRELIGELMCQFALDTERFGQSHQIDFASYFKTEIEELKALEEAGLLEWDDATMLVPIKGRLLARRVAMTFDRHLRESQAKGTYSKVL
- a CDS encoding OmpW family protein — encoded protein: MRIKSLVAAMAAVASLAPVAAQAQSSSENPWMVRARAVYTDWQNGQANGLNAYNITAQKEWIPEVDISYFFTKNIATELVLTYPQNVNINVGGNKQGTIKALPPSLVLQYHFTDFGAFKPYVGAGVNYTIFSDRNNILGGAASVSSSSFGAVGQIGMDYMFDKNWGLNLDVKYITMSTDVSLNGANIGKLNLNPWTPAVGVTYKF
- a CDS encoding ATP-binding protein; amino-acid sequence: MTCKLSPSAPRLILFAGHAGTGKSTLAKKALPLIVEKTGEDFFFLDKDTAYGAFSSHIMELTTNNPNDRDSPYYLKHLRDWEYSGLIAIAKENLQLGVNVILVGPFSREIQSGKMFDPEALGIPKETSIRIAWIDLDENEAKQRMEKRADPRDEWKLAHWGEYIKRRVEPPTHASTKRFDNLHFDQNKFNKLIQHLSESE
- a CDS encoding ATP-binding cassette domain-containing protein — its product is MALIVLTDAKLAFGHVDLLANTAFSLESGERVGLIGRNGTGKSSLLKILAGIEKMDDGLLQYQQGLRIAYVPQEPTFEAEETVFDAVSQGVAQAKALREEYEALSIGEWDDASHHCLDEVQSQLEALSGWNWEQRVHETLDRLHLDADVKISTLSGGTKKRVALARALVEMPDVLLLDEPTNHLDLDSIAWLEDLLKEYTGSVILITHDRAFLDNVCTQIVELDRGILRSYPGNFSAYEVLKDQELNAESLANARADKLLAQEEVWIRKGVEARRTRSVARIARLENLRQSRAQRRDAMGQVKLAVSAGDRSGKIVADLQNVSKSYGDRAIVKDFTATILRGDKVGLLGPNGAGKTTLLKLILGTIAPDAGTATMGTRIEVAYFDQMREGLDLNASLEDYISPGSEWIEINGNKKHVKSYLSDFLFAPERTNSPVSTLSGGERNRLLLARLFARPANVLVLDEPTNDLDIDTLDLLEQLLQDYKGTVFLVSHDRYFLDNVVTSIIANEGDGFWREYEGGYEDWKIQKARSDKIRAANSGSKSNDRVEGKAEVKSEVKTEAKSVVAKSSVQKLNGKERQELEILPSQIETLETEQADIGIAMSNPDLYKNEPELAASMQARLTEITADLDIKLQRWEYLLSRSES
- a CDS encoding APC family permease; the encoded protein is MSADLLKQKPKQTQTKDISLFSATALGIGGMMGAGLYSLLGLASSHAGTHVPLAFLVGAIAASFSVYSYAKLGAAFPSSGGGATFTVMSFGPGMISGGINIFQYIAYLFAAALYAAGFVEYTNSLFGGNLSPITLKCITAALILICTFINLLGPSLVGKAETFAIGLVVISLLVFSAMGFHQADFTTFQMGGGSIEGIAVAAGILYINFQGFGVVTNSSSAMKSPQKELPLAMFSALILVTVAYVAVSTAVVLLMPLNSIQLHSGHVLAVAAQIVAGKLGFVVISISALLACAAAVNATIFAASNVAADVAKKSSISSALGDSVLKNKLRALTISSFGVIALALMFPLNEVGQMASLAFLLVYAAITYGHIRVSQKTGANPKILWCAIAINLTLFTALMLNTIEHSPSSAIALVIALAGSFLIEGIARLKSKHSSSL